In the genome of Carnobacterium viridans, one region contains:
- a CDS encoding cation-translocating P-type ATPase, producing the protein MENYQKDQETILSELQTSPKGLQDAEVKTRQERDGLNELKQKAKDSVLKLFLATFKDAMVIVLLIVAVIQMALGSVVESLIIFAVLMINSVISVIQTKKAESSLDALSSLSAPESKVIRNGVKVTIPAKELVVGDIVILDAGDYVPADGRLLEAGSLQINEGMLTGESVPADKDIEIVEKEVPVGDRSNMVHSGTLVTYGRGLVVVTGTGNNTEIGQVASLIDNAVAKQTPLQRKLDDFSKKLGFGILILSILIFAIQAARIFFGGATDVNTELLNAFMFAVAVAVAAIPEALQSIVTIVLSTGTNKMAKKHAIIRKLPAVETLGSTSVICTDKTGTLTQNKMTIVDYFLPNGQTGDFNSTPDTWTTDEARLMQIAVLANDSNINDQGQELGDPTEVAMIAFSNKVNKPYHELRNAYPRLAELPFDSDRKLMSTVHVIDGENLMLTKGGPDVVFNRSSKILIDGKVVPLTDDNLKSLADQNEIFSDRALRVLAFAYKPVSEGENITFEDENDLILVGLVAMIDPPREAVYGAVEQAKKAGIKTVMITGDHKTTARAIARDIGISEPDDIALTGQELDALSEDELNAKLEKISVYARVSPENKIRIVRAWQNKDKISAMTGDGVNDAPALKQADIGIAMGSGTDVAKDAAAMVLTDDNFVSIISAVEVGRNVFDNIKKAVAYLFAGNLGAIIAIIVALLMNWVNPFTALQLLFINLVNDSIPAIALGMEKGEPNVMERKPRDPNEGIFAGDTLRSVLYRGVLIGIAVVISQFIGLGYSNEMSIAMAFTTLILARTLQTFPARSNTQTSIGAGFFSNMYAIYAVLFCSVLYGVTVLPGVRSIFNIPNNFGWEQWGIAAGLALAAVILMELAKFIPSKKEV; encoded by the coding sequence TTGGAAAATTATCAAAAAGACCAAGAAACAATATTATCAGAATTACAGACTTCACCAAAAGGCTTGCAGGATGCCGAAGTCAAAACACGTCAGGAACGTGATGGCTTAAATGAATTGAAGCAAAAAGCTAAAGATTCCGTTCTTAAATTATTTTTAGCAACTTTTAAAGACGCAATGGTTATCGTGCTATTAATAGTAGCCGTTATCCAAATGGCTTTAGGTTCAGTAGTTGAATCATTGATCATTTTTGCTGTTCTAATGATCAACTCTGTTATCAGTGTTATTCAAACTAAAAAAGCTGAAAGTTCACTTGATGCGTTGTCCAGTCTCTCTGCTCCTGAATCGAAAGTAATCCGTAATGGCGTTAAAGTAACCATTCCGGCAAAAGAACTTGTTGTAGGAGATATTGTTATCTTAGATGCTGGGGATTATGTTCCAGCGGATGGACGTTTACTAGAAGCAGGATCACTTCAAATCAATGAAGGAATGCTAACTGGTGAATCTGTTCCGGCAGACAAAGATATTGAGATTGTTGAAAAAGAAGTACCTGTTGGAGATCGTTCAAACATGGTTCATAGTGGAACTTTAGTTACCTATGGTCGTGGTCTTGTAGTTGTTACAGGTACAGGTAACAATACTGAAATCGGTCAAGTTGCTAGCTTAATAGACAACGCAGTAGCTAAACAAACACCATTGCAAAGAAAATTAGACGACTTTAGTAAAAAACTAGGATTTGGTATTCTTATTCTTTCCATTCTTATCTTTGCTATCCAAGCCGCTCGTATCTTCTTTGGTGGAGCAACAGATGTGAATACTGAATTATTGAATGCCTTTATGTTCGCTGTTGCGGTAGCCGTTGCTGCCATTCCTGAAGCATTACAATCTATCGTTACTATCGTTCTTTCTACTGGAACAAACAAAATGGCTAAGAAACATGCGATCATTCGTAAGCTTCCAGCAGTTGAAACATTAGGTTCAACAAGTGTTATTTGTACAGATAAAACCGGTACATTGACACAAAATAAAATGACGATAGTTGATTACTTTTTACCAAATGGACAAACAGGCGACTTCAATTCTACTCCTGATACATGGACTACTGATGAAGCTCGTTTAATGCAAATTGCTGTATTAGCAAATGATTCTAACATCAATGACCAAGGTCAAGAACTTGGTGACCCAACTGAAGTTGCTATGATTGCTTTCAGTAATAAAGTGAACAAACCTTACCATGAATTACGTAATGCTTACCCTAGATTAGCTGAATTGCCTTTTGATTCAGATCGTAAGCTAATGTCTACTGTTCATGTCATTGACGGCGAAAACCTTATGTTAACAAAAGGTGGCCCCGATGTAGTCTTTAACCGCAGTTCAAAAATCTTGATTGATGGAAAAGTCGTTCCTTTAACAGATGACAACCTAAAATCTTTAGCTGATCAAAATGAAATCTTTTCAGATCGTGCTTTGCGCGTATTGGCTTTTGCTTATAAACCTGTTTCAGAAGGAGAAAACATTACTTTTGAAGACGAAAACGATTTGATTCTAGTTGGTTTAGTTGCTATGATCGATCCGCCTCGTGAAGCTGTTTATGGCGCTGTAGAACAAGCTAAAAAAGCTGGTATCAAAACAGTTATGATTACCGGTGACCACAAAACAACTGCACGTGCAATTGCTCGTGATATCGGAATCTCAGAACCAGACGACATCGCTTTGACTGGTCAAGAATTAGACGCTCTAAGTGAAGACGAGTTAAATGCTAAACTAGAAAAAATTTCAGTTTATGCTCGTGTTTCTCCAGAAAATAAAATCAGAATCGTTCGCGCTTGGCAAAATAAAGACAAGATCTCTGCTATGACTGGTGATGGTGTAAATGATGCACCTGCACTGAAACAAGCAGATATCGGAATCGCAATGGGTAGCGGAACAGACGTAGCTAAAGATGCAGCTGCAATGGTATTGACGGATGATAACTTTGTTTCAATCATTAGTGCCGTTGAAGTTGGTCGTAATGTATTTGATAACATCAAAAAAGCAGTTGCTTACCTATTTGCTGGTAACCTTGGTGCTATTATCGCAATCATTGTTGCGTTACTAATGAACTGGGTTAACCCATTCACTGCTTTACAATTATTGTTCATCAACTTAGTTAATGACTCTATTCCTGCTATTGCCTTAGGAATGGAAAAAGGCGAACCAAATGTTATGGAACGTAAACCTAGAGATCCAAACGAAGGTATCTTCGCAGGTGACACTTTAAGATCTGTTCTTTATCGTGGTGTGCTTATCGGTATCGCAGTAGTTATCTCACAATTTATAGGATTAGGTTATTCAAACGAAATGAGTATTGCTATGGCCTTTACGACACTTATCTTGGCTCGTACTTTACAAACTTTCCCTGCACGTTCAAATACACAAACTTCTATTGGAGCAGGTTTCTTCTCTAATATGTACGCTATATATGCTGTTTTATTCTGTTCTGTTTTATATGGTGTGACAGTTCTTCCAGGTGTTCGTTCAATCTTTAATATCCCAAATAATTTTGGTTGGGAACAATGGGGAATTGCTGCAGGCTTAGCTTTAGCAGCTGTCATTTTAATGGAATTAGCGAAATTTATTCCTTCTAAAAAGGAAGTTTAA
- a CDS encoding 3'-5' exonuclease, which translates to MNFVALDFETASHQRHSACSIALTVVRNSQIVDHYYSLIKPETEFFWRNVQIHGITKEDVQTAPSFPEVWETIKPFFKENKLIVAHNLPFDRGVLQGCLDYYQLQQPHFQTLCTVQSSRKLITEIPNHKLNTVCDHLGIRLDNHHNALEDSNACATILLYLEDHFGTDPLKKLVKHV; encoded by the coding sequence ATGAACTTTGTTGCATTGGATTTTGAAACAGCTAGCCATCAACGCCATAGTGCTTGTTCAATTGCACTGACAGTTGTACGAAATAGTCAAATCGTTGATCATTATTACTCTCTCATTAAACCTGAAACTGAATTTTTTTGGCGTAATGTTCAAATTCATGGCATTACCAAAGAAGATGTCCAAACTGCTCCATCTTTTCCAGAGGTTTGGGAAACGATAAAACCTTTCTTCAAAGAAAATAAACTGATCGTTGCTCACAATCTTCCATTTGACCGTGGTGTGTTACAAGGCTGTCTTGATTATTATCAATTGCAACAACCTCATTTTCAAACACTTTGTACGGTCCAATCGAGTCGGAAATTGATCACAGAAATTCCTAATCATAAATTGAACACGGTTTGTGACCATTTAGGTATCCGTTTAGACAATCACCATAATGCACTTGAAGACAGCAATGCTTGTGCAACTATTCTGCTGTATTTAGAAGATCATTTTGGAACAGACCCTTTAAAAAAACTGGTTAAACATGTTTAA
- a CDS encoding GNAT family N-acetyltransferase, protein MRDTIIFREAIPGDAQNVLKHLQRIASETGFMTMGAEGPSKTIEAEYKEIEAILESDKTFLLVALDKEEIIGMAEIHGKDQPKLNHIGDISISIAQEYWGLRLGTTMMEKLIEWAKGPSSNLKRLELTVQARNERARRLYEKMGFELEAIMPRGVKDNGVYLDVCLMSMMIGEI, encoded by the coding sequence ATGAGAGATACGATAATTTTTCGAGAAGCTATCCCTGGAGACGCCCAAAATGTGCTGAAACATTTGCAGCGAATTGCAAGCGAAACGGGTTTTATGACAATGGGAGCCGAGGGACCAAGTAAAACTATAGAAGCAGAATATAAAGAAATTGAAGCTATTCTAGAATCTGATAAAACCTTTTTATTAGTCGCTTTAGATAAAGAAGAAATCATAGGAATGGCTGAAATTCATGGAAAAGATCAACCGAAATTGAATCATATTGGAGATATCAGTATTTCAATTGCACAAGAGTATTGGGGGTTACGATTAGGTACCACAATGATGGAGAAATTGATTGAATGGGCAAAGGGTCCATCAAGTAATTTAAAACGATTAGAACTAACCGTTCAAGCTCGCAATGAACGAGCACGCCGCCTTTATGAAAAAATGGGCTTTGAACTTGAAGCAATCATGCCAAGAGGGGTTAAAGATAATGGAGTTTATTTGGATGTTTGTCTGATGAGTATGATGATTGGAGAAATTTAA
- the tsaE gene encoding tRNA (adenosine(37)-N6)-threonylcarbamoyltransferase complex ATPase subunit type 1 TsaE — MKRLKAHNEEETKAAAAELAKFLEPGDVILLEGNLGAGKTTFTKGLAEGLGITKVIKSPTYTIIREYLEGRLPLYHMDVYRLEETGGMDLGLEEYFEGDGVSIIEWATFIPEDLPQEYLQIKLVPVGEDLTERELTFDPVGKRYEELLRSFDEDQSDSK, encoded by the coding sequence ATGAAACGACTAAAAGCACATAATGAAGAAGAAACTAAAGCAGCAGCTGCAGAGTTAGCAAAATTTCTTGAACCAGGAGATGTCATTCTTTTAGAAGGGAATCTTGGAGCTGGAAAAACAACTTTTACAAAAGGGTTAGCTGAAGGACTTGGAATCACCAAAGTAATCAAAAGTCCGACATATACCATTATCAGAGAATACCTTGAAGGAAGGTTGCCTTTGTACCATATGGATGTCTACCGACTAGAAGAAACAGGTGGGATGGATTTAGGATTAGAAGAATATTTTGAAGGAGATGGTGTTTCCATTATTGAATGGGCAACATTTATTCCAGAAGATTTACCTCAAGAATATTTGCAAATCAAGCTTGTTCCTGTTGGAGAAGACTTAACGGAACGTGAGCTGACTTTTGATCCTGTTGGGAAAAGATACGAAGAATTGCTTCGCTCGTTTGACGAAGATCAGAGTGACAGTAAATGA
- a CDS encoding NAD(P)-dependent oxidoreductase — MKIGIIGATGKSGSKISAEALIRGHEVIPLVRNASKLTDSKDSHYIEKDLYDLDFDDIKELDVVVDAFNAPLGKEELHQTSLSYIVSLIQGHDTPRLIVVGGAGSLYVDDATKTRLMDTPDFPEEAKPTAMNMGKAFDQLKLSEDINWTYLSPSAFFNPEGKRTGKYQLGQDQLLTNSKGESEISYADFALALVDEIENQQFINQRITVCSE, encoded by the coding sequence ATGAAAATCGGAATTATCGGTGCAACAGGTAAATCAGGTTCGAAAATTTCAGCAGAGGCTTTGATTAGAGGGCACGAAGTCATTCCTTTGGTTCGAAACGCTTCAAAGTTAACAGACAGTAAAGATAGTCATTATATTGAAAAAGATTTATATGACTTAGATTTTGATGATATCAAAGAGTTGGATGTAGTGGTTGATGCATTTAACGCCCCACTAGGGAAAGAAGAATTGCATCAAACAAGCTTATCTTATATTGTATCCTTAATCCAAGGGCATGATACGCCACGCCTAATCGTTGTTGGTGGAGCGGGTAGTTTGTATGTTGATGACGCAACTAAAACACGCTTAATGGACACTCCGGATTTTCCTGAAGAAGCTAAACCTACAGCAATGAATATGGGAAAAGCTTTTGACCAGTTAAAATTATCTGAAGATATCAATTGGACTTATCTAAGTCCTTCTGCATTTTTTAATCCTGAAGGCAAACGGACTGGAAAATACCAATTAGGCCAAGATCAGTTGTTAACCAATAGCAAAGGGGAAAGTGAGATCAGTTACGCTGATTTTGCTCTTGCGCTAGTGGATGAAATCGAAAATCAACAATTTATTAATCAACGAATAACAGTATGTAGTGAATAA
- the pta gene encoding phosphate acetyltransferase — MELIESLSGKIKGKKVRIVFPEGSEPRILGAVVRLASEDLIQPVLIGNPEVVKEAAKNRGFNVENIEIVDPANYDKLNEMVAAFVERRKGKVTEEKAIQLLKDENYFGTMLTYMGLVDGLVSGAIHSTGETVRPALQIIKTKPGVSRTSGAFIMMRGRGQEKYLFSDCAINVNPNAQELAEIAVESAKTAEMFGIEPKVAMLSFSTKGSAVAEEATKVAEAAKIAQELAPQYEIDGEMQFDAAFVASVAEQKAPDSKVAGQASVFVFPELQSGNIGYKIAQRFGNFEAIGPILQGLNKPISDLSRGCNEEDVYKLAIITANQTLMN; from the coding sequence GTGGAACTAATTGAAAGTTTATCAGGAAAGATTAAAGGAAAAAAAGTACGTATCGTATTTCCAGAAGGATCGGAACCTCGTATACTTGGTGCTGTAGTTCGTTTAGCATCTGAAGATTTAATTCAACCGGTATTAATTGGAAATCCTGAAGTTGTAAAAGAAGCTGCAAAAAACCGTGGTTTTAATGTAGAAAATATTGAAATTGTTGATCCAGCTAATTATGATAAATTAAATGAAATGGTTGCTGCTTTCGTAGAACGCCGTAAAGGAAAAGTTACTGAAGAAAAAGCGATTCAATTATTAAAAGATGAAAATTACTTTGGTACAATGTTAACTTACATGGGACTAGTTGATGGTTTAGTAAGTGGAGCAATCCATTCAACAGGTGAAACAGTTCGTCCTGCATTACAAATCATTAAAACTAAACCAGGCGTCAGCCGTACAAGTGGCGCATTTATCATGATGCGTGGCCGTGGACAAGAAAAATACTTGTTCTCTGATTGTGCAATCAACGTAAACCCAAATGCTCAAGAATTAGCTGAAATAGCTGTTGAAAGTGCTAAAACAGCAGAAATGTTTGGGATTGAACCAAAAGTTGCAATGCTAAGCTTTTCAACAAAAGGATCAGCTGTTGCTGAAGAAGCAACTAAAGTAGCAGAAGCTGCTAAGATTGCTCAAGAACTTGCTCCTCAATACGAAATTGATGGTGAAATGCAATTTGATGCTGCGTTTGTAGCTTCTGTTGCTGAACAAAAAGCTCCAGATTCAAAAGTTGCTGGACAAGCAAGTGTATTTGTTTTCCCAGAACTACAATCAGGAAATATCGGTTACAAAATTGCACAACGTTTTGGTAATTTCGAAGCTATTGGACCCATTTTGCAAGGGTTAAACAAACCAATTTCAGATTTATCTCGTGGTTGTAACGAAGAAGACGTCTACAAATTAGCAATCATTACTGCTAACCAAACTTTAATGAATTAA
- a CDS encoding uracil-DNA glycosylase gives MSVTVKNDWLPILLEQTNTPSYHSLKEFLVQEYQETIVYPEMDHIWQAFEWTPYNEVKVVILGQDPYHGPNQAHGLSFSVLPTVKIPPSLVNIYKELESDLGISPVNHGYLESWAKQGVLLLNTVLTVRKGQAHSHKGKGWETLTDAVIKKLSDRDQPMVFILWGNPSIKKRALIDESKHVVITSVHPSPLSAYRGFFGSKPFSKANEALIKFGEEPINWQLPESVK, from the coding sequence ATGAGTGTAACTGTAAAAAATGATTGGTTGCCAATTTTGCTAGAACAAACAAACACACCATCTTACCATTCACTGAAAGAATTTCTTGTTCAAGAATATCAAGAAACAATCGTTTATCCAGAGATGGATCACATTTGGCAAGCTTTTGAATGGACACCTTATAATGAAGTAAAAGTAGTTATTTTAGGGCAAGACCCTTATCACGGACCAAATCAAGCTCATGGATTAAGTTTTTCTGTGTTGCCAACTGTGAAGATTCCTCCTTCACTAGTTAATATCTATAAAGAACTAGAAAGTGATTTAGGAATCTCACCTGTAAATCATGGTTATCTAGAATCATGGGCTAAACAAGGTGTGCTATTGTTAAATACTGTATTAACAGTGCGTAAAGGACAAGCTCATTCACATAAAGGAAAGGGATGGGAGACACTAACCGATGCCGTTATAAAAAAATTAAGTGACCGTGATCAACCAATGGTCTTTATTCTATGGGGCAATCCTTCGATAAAAAAGAGAGCCTTGATTGATGAATCAAAACACGTCGTGATAACTTCAGTTCATCCTAGTCCTTTATCTGCTTATCGTGGTTTTTTTGGATCGAAGCCATTTTCCAAAGCGAATGAGGCATTAATCAAATTCGGCGAAGAGCCAATAAACTGGCAATTGCCTGAATCAGTTAAATAA
- a CDS encoding Cof-type HAD-IIB family hydrolase — protein sequence MIELIVSDMDGTLLNEKMKVSETNATAIKAAMKQGIHFMVATGRGFTEAHPLLEEVGINCSFITLNGAQVYNEEGKVIQNIGIDKKTVHEIVAEIKKRNLYCEMTTSNGIYSDNKAKRIESVASLLYETNPDTTYKMAVVLAAARLEIMNINYVEDYEQLVHDDSIEILKVIAFSDEGRKVLGPLTEDLEKSGNLAVTASFVNNIEINNINAQKGIALEEAAKKLNIPLENIMTLGDNFNDVSMLKVAGYSFAMENAEEEVKTYAKYRTTSNNSNGVAHAITLALNNNLESAKAPSIMENAE from the coding sequence ATGATAGAACTTATTGTATCTGATATGGATGGAACATTATTAAATGAAAAAATGAAAGTTTCTGAAACAAATGCCACTGCTATTAAAGCGGCTATGAAACAAGGAATCCATTTTATGGTTGCAACAGGACGCGGCTTTACTGAAGCTCATCCGTTGCTTGAAGAAGTGGGCATTAACTGTTCATTCATCACTCTAAATGGAGCTCAAGTATACAACGAAGAAGGTAAAGTAATCCAAAATATTGGAATTGATAAGAAAACTGTTCATGAAATCGTTGCTGAAATAAAGAAAAGAAATCTTTATTGTGAGATGACGACATCAAATGGAATTTATTCAGATAATAAAGCTAAACGTATTGAATCTGTGGCTTCTTTATTATACGAAACTAACCCGGATACGACTTACAAAATGGCTGTTGTTTTAGCAGCTGCCCGTTTAGAAATTATGAACATCAATTATGTTGAAGATTACGAACAACTTGTGCATGATGATTCCATTGAAATTTTAAAAGTCATTGCATTTAGTGATGAAGGCCGCAAAGTACTTGGCCCACTTACTGAGGACCTTGAAAAATCTGGAAATCTTGCTGTTACAGCTTCTTTTGTTAATAATATTGAAATCAATAACATTAACGCACAAAAAGGGATTGCTCTTGAAGAAGCTGCAAAAAAATTAAATATCCCACTTGAAAATATCATGACTCTTGGTGATAACTTTAATGATGTCTCTATGTTGAAAGTGGCTGGTTATAGTTTTGCTATGGAGAATGCTGAAGAAGAAGTTAAAACATATGCAAAATATCGCACAACTAGTAATAATAGCAATGGTGTAGCTCATGCCATTACATTGGCTTTAAACAACAACTTGGAATCAGCTAAGGCCCCAAGTATCATGGAAAACGCAGAATAA
- a CDS encoding YvrJ family protein has translation MDASTQWFSAVIEMVGNVGFPIFIAFFLLQRMETKLDDVVKALNELSQVIKSAA, from the coding sequence ATGGATGCAAGTACACAATGGTTTTCCGCTGTAATAGAAATGGTCGGTAACGTTGGTTTTCCTATCTTTATCGCTTTTTTTCTACTTCAGCGTATGGAAACCAAACTTGATGACGTTGTAAAAGCTCTAAACGAACTCAGCCAAGTGATCAAATCAGCTGCATAA
- a CDS encoding LURP-one-related/scramblase family protein: MVLLYMKQKYVSKQEKILVKNEQGKDMYLISGRWGRVGDKISLYAIDGTLLVEFKQTVLSLFPKFDIYIQDKKIGSIVKHRTLKTVYFKVTPLNWIVTGDFYNHHYFVRYENQLVMELDKTYTSIGDYYRLSISEAQYAPICLCIALIVDNLTLTRLPKPALKKVSRALQTF; encoded by the coding sequence ATGGTACTTTTGTATATGAAACAAAAATACGTTTCCAAACAAGAAAAAATCCTCGTAAAAAATGAACAAGGCAAAGACATGTACCTGATTTCAGGTAGGTGGGGCAGAGTCGGTGACAAAATATCTTTATATGCTATAGATGGAACTTTGCTTGTAGAATTCAAACAAACCGTATTATCCTTATTTCCTAAATTTGATATTTATATACAAGACAAAAAAATAGGCTCTATAGTGAAGCATCGTACTTTAAAGACGGTTTACTTTAAAGTCACTCCATTAAATTGGATTGTAACTGGAGATTTTTATAATCATCATTATTTTGTACGCTACGAAAATCAGCTTGTTATGGAACTGGATAAAACTTATACATCTATTGGAGACTATTACAGATTGTCTATCTCAGAAGCCCAGTATGCACCCATTTGTTTGTGTATCGCTTTGATTGTTGATAACCTCACTCTAACACGTTTGCCTAAACCAGCTCTAAAGAAAGTTAGCCGAGCTCTCCAAACATTTTAA
- a CDS encoding GNAT family N-acetyltransferase, translating into MIRKAEHSDIDQLIEWVWIILEDMELPLLKEIDSDVLKNWMKKAMENKNYRYSYRRAFICVRDGKRAGVCFGYKGELEAVIDDPLNEKLKEYGIMEPLFNDAETLKGEWYLDSLVTDENFRGQGVATELIEALPVNAMAENEKIIGLNCDQQNKKAQQLYLKIGFKKVWECTLGDHLYDHMQWNVNEKSIDL; encoded by the coding sequence ATGATTCGAAAAGCTGAACATTCAGATATCGATCAATTAATAGAATGGGTATGGATTATTTTAGAAGACATGGAGCTGCCATTGCTAAAAGAAATAGATTCTGATGTCCTAAAAAATTGGATGAAAAAAGCTATGGAAAATAAAAATTACCGTTATAGTTACCGCCGTGCATTTATCTGTGTCCGTGATGGAAAAAGAGCAGGAGTATGTTTTGGTTACAAAGGCGAGTTGGAAGCTGTAATTGATGATCCATTAAATGAAAAATTAAAAGAATACGGAATAATGGAACCACTATTTAATGATGCTGAAACACTTAAGGGAGAGTGGTACTTAGATTCTTTAGTAACAGATGAGAATTTTAGAGGACAAGGTGTGGCAACAGAATTGATAGAGGCATTGCCTGTTAATGCAATGGCAGAAAATGAAAAAATTATTGGATTGAATTGTGATCAACAAAATAAAAAGGCACAACAACTTTACCTTAAAATAGGTTTTAAAAAAGTTTGGGAATGTACTTTAGGTGATCATTTGTACGATCATATGCAATGGAATGTGAATGAAAAAAGCATTGATCTGTAA
- a CDS encoding amino acid ABC transporter substrate-binding protein/permease, translated as MNLRKKSFFTLMTALLLTVIFTILLPSTAAAQETNKTYIIGTDVTFAPFEYKDVDGEYKGIDVDLLDAIAKDQGFNYELRPLGFSAALQALESNQIDGMIAGMSITPERQESFDFSDPYFESGVVMAVSETNDGITSYEDLEGKTVAVKVGTTGAAFAESIQEEFGFELNTFEDSANMYEDVLTGNSDAAFEDYPVMAYAIQSGLGLKLTMDPEPGDNYGFAVNKGQNAELLEMFNNGLINIRANGTYDEIMDTYLGDTSTKNDSANLGFFGLIQQNGSELLKGLGRTLLLTIISFAIATVFGVVLGLFNASPNKVLNWIATIYVDILRGIPLIVLAFFIYFSIPQFLSIQIPAYIAGVITLSLNTTAYIAELVRGGIQAVDTGQLEASRSLGLTYNTSMRKVVLPQAVKIMIPSFINQFVITLKDTSILSVIGIVELTQTGKIIIARTYSSGDMWLIVGLMYIIVITILTKFSNYIERRISND; from the coding sequence ATGAATTTACGAAAAAAATCATTTTTTACACTTATGACAGCTTTACTACTGACAGTCATTTTCACCATACTACTGCCTAGTACAGCTGCTGCCCAAGAAACAAACAAAACCTATATTATTGGAACGGACGTTACTTTTGCTCCATTTGAATACAAAGACGTTGATGGAGAATACAAGGGAATTGATGTGGATTTATTAGATGCTATTGCCAAAGATCAAGGCTTCAATTATGAATTACGACCTTTAGGATTTAGTGCTGCACTGCAAGCTTTAGAGTCAAATCAAATAGACGGTATGATTGCTGGGATGAGCATTACACCTGAACGTCAAGAATCTTTTGACTTTTCTGATCCTTATTTTGAGAGCGGCGTTGTTATGGCTGTTTCTGAAACAAATGATGGCATCACTTCTTATGAAGATCTAGAAGGGAAAACAGTAGCTGTTAAGGTTGGTACAACTGGTGCTGCTTTTGCTGAGTCTATTCAAGAAGAATTCGGATTTGAATTAAATACTTTTGAAGATTCTGCAAATATGTATGAAGATGTTTTAACCGGAAACTCAGATGCTGCTTTTGAAGATTATCCTGTAATGGCTTATGCTATCCAATCTGGACTAGGACTAAAACTAACAATGGATCCTGAACCTGGAGATAATTATGGCTTTGCCGTAAATAAAGGACAAAATGCTGAGTTATTGGAAATGTTCAATAATGGATTAATAAATATTCGTGCTAATGGAACTTATGATGAAATAATGGATACTTACCTAGGTGATACATCTACCAAAAATGATTCAGCTAACCTTGGATTTTTTGGTTTGATCCAACAAAATGGCAGTGAATTATTAAAAGGACTAGGCAGAACATTACTATTAACCATTATCTCTTTTGCAATTGCTACGGTTTTTGGTGTTGTTTTAGGATTATTTAATGCTTCACCGAATAAAGTATTGAACTGGATAGCAACAATTTACGTCGATATTCTACGTGGTATACCTTTGATTGTATTAGCCTTTTTTATTTACTTCTCTATTCCTCAATTTTTGAGTATTCAAATACCCGCTTATATTGCTGGGGTAATTACGTTGAGCTTAAATACCACAGCTTATATTGCTGAATTGGTTCGTGGTGGTATCCAAGCAGTAGACACAGGTCAACTGGAAGCTTCAAGAAGTTTAGGTCTTACTTACAATACGTCTATGCGTAAAGTTGTTTTGCCACAAGCTGTTAAAATAATGATTCCATCTTTTATTAATCAGTTTGTCATTACTCTTAAAGATACCTCAATTCTATCTGTTATCGGTATTGTTGAATTGACTCAAACCGGAAAAATTATTATTGCTCGTACCTACTCTTCTGGAGATATGTGGTTGATTGTTGGACTGATGTATATTATCGTCATCACGATCCTAACGAAGTTTTCAAACTATATTGAAAGGAGAATATCAAATGACTAA